The following proteins come from a genomic window of Thermoproteus sp.:
- the sdx gene encoding sulredoxin, with amino-acid sequence MWRRTISAAALEKAKAVSVKIDYKEGDRTESKVVFIANIGGQLYGIDAVCTHAKCILGILDEERLTVKCPCHHAVFDLKTGAMLEPPYVAPNAPKERLGLKTYPVRNNGGWIEVDI; translated from the coding sequence ATGTGGCGCAGAACCATATCGGCGGCCGCGCTGGAGAAGGCCAAGGCCGTCTCGGTCAAAATAGACTATAAGGAGGGCGATAGGACGGAAAGCAAGGTGGTATTCATAGCGAATATCGGCGGACAGCTCTACGGAATAGACGCCGTATGCACCCACGCCAAATGTATACTCGGGATTCTAGACGAGGAGCGGCTGACGGTCAAATGTCCGTGCCACCACGCCGTATTCGACCTAAAGACCGGGGCAATGTTAGAGCCGCCCTACGTGGCCCCCAACGCCCCCAAGGAGAGACTGGGCTTGAAGACGTACCCCGTCAGGAATAACGGAGGCTGGATAGAGGTGGACATCTAA
- a CDS encoding hydantoinase B/oxoprolinase family protein, with protein MRWEIVHRATEYIAEEAGIALRNSAFSPNIRERMDHSVAVVDSEGRIVAQAEHIPVHLGSFHVGVKSLLDYLAREGVELEEGDAVLTNDPYISGTHLNDVMVLYPVYWRGRLVAYIASKAHYVDVGGPLPASLNPRAKTIYEEGVVIPPVKILRRGSMNKEALSFLLENFKTPLYARGDLEAQLAASRVGAARVRDLFDRFGDVSEQWGEAVEYGRRLALNEIGKWPAGRYRAEDYLDWSGKLLPVRVELEISERGVSADFTGTSGQVEAPLNAVFGVTFSAVSFAVRSAIGGDIPTNYGFYSVVEVKAPLGTIVNPIKPAAVGAGNLETSRRVADVTFLALSKALPGRIPAADSGTMMNVMMGGVWQGRYWSYYETIGGGTGGRPNGPGVSGVHSGMTNTLNTPIEIAEREYPLKFTVYRIREGSGGRGRHRGGDGIVRAFKVLAPTTLSIIATRLQLGPWGLEGGEPGRPGRVAVRRRDGKVEEVGSDTVQLDEGDEVIIETPGGGGYGKP; from the coding sequence ATGAGGTGGGAAATCGTACATAGGGCCACCGAATATATAGCTGAGGAGGCGGGGATAGCCCTTAGGAACTCCGCGTTCTCGCCGAACATAAGGGAGCGTATGGACCACAGCGTGGCGGTCGTGGACTCTGAGGGGAGGATAGTAGCCCAGGCGGAACACATACCGGTCCACTTGGGGTCTTTCCACGTAGGCGTGAAGAGCCTACTGGACTACCTGGCCAGGGAGGGCGTCGAGCTGGAGGAGGGAGACGCCGTGCTGACCAACGACCCCTACATATCGGGCACCCACCTCAACGACGTCATGGTCCTCTATCCGGTCTACTGGCGCGGGAGGCTCGTGGCCTATATAGCGTCTAAGGCCCACTACGTGGACGTAGGCGGCCCTCTGCCCGCCTCGCTGAACCCCAGGGCGAAGACCATATACGAGGAGGGGGTGGTAATCCCGCCGGTCAAAATATTGAGACGCGGCTCCATGAACAAAGAGGCGCTGAGCTTCCTCCTAGAGAACTTCAAGACGCCTCTATATGCGCGGGGCGACCTGGAGGCCCAGCTGGCGGCCTCTAGGGTCGGCGCGGCTAGGGTCAGAGACCTCTTCGATAGGTTCGGCGACGTCTCGGAGCAGTGGGGCGAGGCTGTGGAGTACGGCAGGAGGTTAGCCCTCAACGAGATAGGCAAGTGGCCGGCGGGGCGCTACAGGGCCGAGGACTACCTCGACTGGTCCGGCAAGCTGTTGCCGGTGAGGGTGGAGCTGGAGATATCGGAGAGGGGCGTCTCGGCGGATTTCACCGGCACGAGCGGACAGGTGGAGGCGCCCCTCAACGCGGTGTTCGGAGTGACGTTCTCGGCGGTCTCCTTCGCCGTCAGGTCGGCCATAGGGGGCGACATACCCACCAACTACGGCTTCTACAGTGTGGTCGAGGTGAAGGCCCCCCTCGGCACTATAGTTAACCCCATAAAGCCCGCCGCGGTGGGCGCCGGCAATTTGGAGACGAGCCGTAGGGTTGCCGACGTGACCTTCCTGGCGCTCTCCAAGGCCCTGCCGGGCAGGATACCCGCCGCCGATTCGGGGACCATGATGAACGTCATGATGGGAGGCGTCTGGCAAGGCCGCTATTGGTCTTACTACGAGACTATCGGCGGCGGCACCGGCGGCAGGCCCAACGGCCCCGGCGTGTCGGGAGTCCACTCCGGCATGACCAACACCTTAAATACCCCCATAGAGATAGCCGAGAGGGAATACCCCCTGAAGTTCACTGTATATAGGATTAGGGAGGGGAGCGGCGGCCGCGGGCGGCATAGAGGTGGGGACGGAATCGTGAGGGCCTTTAAGGTCCTCGCGCCCACCACGCTCTCCATCATAGCGACGAGGCTCCAGCTGGGGCCTTGGGGGCTGGAGGGAGGAGAGCCGGGGAGGCCGGGGAGGGTGGCCGTGAGGAGGCGCGACGGGAAGGTGGAGGAGGTAGGTAGCGATACGGTCCAGCTGGACGAAGGCGACGAGGTTATAATAGAGACACCGGGGGGAGGGGGATATGGAAAGCCGTAG
- a CDS encoding hydantoinase/oxoprolinase family protein, which yields MIVAVDVGGTFTDFVAVDERGNIQAFKVLTTPKAPEEAVVAGLEALSGITEVLHASTIGTNALLGQVGLEIPKVAFFTTKSFRDVLEIGRQNRSRLYDLFFQKPRQIVPRELRFEVDERTLPDGTVEKAVDPAEIDAFAGKAKAAGAVSVAVGFLHSYANPANERAAAERLKAHFEYVTASHEVAWEPREYERFSTAVVNAALMPLVGRYLARLGQYVASRGGKMYVMASSGGLVTVEEASRRPVQLIESGPAGGVVAAAELARLIGERRIISFDMGGTTAKAGTVVDFEPAVTTEYEVGGESHRGRLVKGSGYPVRFPFVDLAEVSAGGGTIIWRDPGGALRAGPISAGADPGPVCYGRGGVEPTITDANLALGRIPDALIGGRMKLDVKAAERALAKLGDPVDVASTAIQLVNLEMARAIRLVTVERGLDPASFSLMAFGGAGPQHAAEVAEELGIGRVLIPPMPGVFTSLGMLMADFKFEARMAYPKDLEAGFKELETALARYKPDYYVRYADVRYVGQGWELTVPVGADASLDAVRRAFEEKHLATYGFKLDRDIEVVTIRAFAVVRRAKPALKDPPHEGSPSQGEKEAFFGGWVKAAVFKRSELPMGYRVRGPALIVEDFSTTVVPPRWEAKVGKYGVIEMRL from the coding sequence ATGATAGTAGCAGTAGACGTAGGGGGGACCTTCACTGATTTTGTGGCTGTAGACGAGAGGGGAAACATACAAGCCTTCAAGGTTTTGACCACGCCGAAGGCCCCCGAGGAGGCCGTAGTTGCCGGGCTTGAGGCCCTGTCGGGGATAACGGAGGTCCTGCACGCGTCCACGATAGGCACCAACGCCCTGCTAGGGCAAGTAGGCCTGGAGATCCCCAAAGTGGCGTTCTTCACTACGAAGAGCTTTAGGGACGTCTTGGAGATAGGCCGCCAGAACAGGTCGAGGCTCTACGACCTCTTCTTCCAGAAGCCCAGGCAGATAGTGCCTAGGGAGTTGAGGTTCGAGGTGGATGAGAGGACTCTGCCCGACGGAACTGTGGAGAAGGCCGTCGACCCCGCCGAAATCGACGCGTTTGCCGGGAAGGCAAAGGCCGCGGGCGCCGTCAGCGTCGCCGTGGGGTTTCTACACTCCTATGCAAATCCGGCCAACGAGAGGGCCGCGGCCGAGAGGCTGAAGGCCCACTTCGAGTACGTCACTGCATCTCACGAAGTGGCTTGGGAGCCTAGAGAATACGAGCGCTTCTCGACGGCTGTGGTGAACGCCGCGTTGATGCCGCTAGTGGGGAGGTATTTGGCGAGGCTAGGCCAATATGTGGCCTCGCGGGGCGGGAAGATGTACGTCATGGCGAGCTCCGGCGGTCTGGTCACGGTCGAAGAGGCCTCGCGGAGGCCGGTTCAGCTCATAGAGTCGGGCCCCGCCGGTGGCGTAGTGGCCGCCGCCGAGCTGGCGAGGCTGATAGGCGAGAGGCGGATCATCTCGTTCGACATGGGCGGCACGACGGCCAAAGCGGGCACTGTGGTTGACTTCGAGCCGGCGGTCACCACCGAGTATGAGGTAGGTGGGGAGAGCCATAGGGGCAGGTTGGTCAAGGGGTCCGGCTATCCAGTTCGCTTCCCCTTTGTCGACCTCGCCGAGGTGTCGGCGGGAGGCGGCACCATCATATGGAGGGACCCCGGCGGGGCTTTGAGGGCCGGCCCCATAAGCGCGGGGGCCGACCCGGGCCCCGTCTGTTACGGCAGGGGCGGCGTCGAGCCCACAATCACAGACGCCAATTTGGCGTTGGGGAGGATTCCAGACGCCTTGATAGGAGGCCGCATGAAGCTCGACGTAAAGGCCGCCGAGAGGGCTTTGGCCAAGCTGGGAGATCCCGTCGACGTGGCTTCCACGGCTATCCAGCTGGTGAACTTGGAGATGGCTAGAGCCATCAGGCTCGTGACGGTCGAGAGGGGGCTGGACCCCGCGTCGTTCTCGCTTATGGCCTTCGGAGGCGCCGGGCCCCAACACGCCGCGGAGGTCGCAGAGGAGTTGGGAATAGGGAGGGTTTTAATCCCGCCGATGCCCGGCGTCTTCACGTCGCTGGGCATGTTGATGGCTGACTTCAAGTTCGAGGCCCGTATGGCGTACCCCAAGGACCTCGAGGCCGGCTTCAAGGAGCTAGAGACGGCATTGGCGAGATACAAGCCCGACTATTACGTCAGATATGCCGACGTCAGATATGTCGGACAGGGATGGGAGCTGACCGTCCCGGTGGGGGCAGACGCCTCGCTTGATGCCGTCAGACGCGCCTTCGAGGAGAAACACCTCGCCACATACGGCTTCAAGCTGGATAGAGACATAGAGGTCGTGACAATACGGGCCTTCGCCGTGGTCAGGAGGGCCAAGCCGGCCCTCAAGGACCCGCCGCACGAGGGCTCCCCCTCCCAGGGAGAAAAAGAGGCGTTTTTCGGCGGTTGGGTCAAGGCGGCCGTCTTCAAGAGGTCTGAGTTGCCTATGGGCTATAGGGTAAGGGGCCCCGCGTTGATAGTGGAGGACTTCTCCACGACAGTCGTGCCGCCGCGTTGGGAGGCGAAGGTAGGCAAGTACGGCGTGATTGAGATGAGGCTATGA
- a CDS encoding MFS transporter — protein MQQQPKFGPGLAAGAMAGTLLEWYEAWLFSVGARYIGNAFFPSKNPIVSLLSTFIVFAIGFAARPFGAIFWGWVGDRRGRSHVMLWTLSLGGIATVLIGFVPNYTSIGIAAPILVAILRIIQGFSLGGEWGGAVNYIFENLRRRRRLLLSLVQSTVALGLLLAAAVFLILEDAMGAAVASWGWRIAYWLAAIVVIVGLLFRLRFGETLEYIEAKLAERSPRSPLSEVFVKYLFGTIVSIVLAGAAGAVFFYGNTFAPNLAVSLKAVTSQQQFLAVIAFAVVEFFGVLLSGVLAESIGPRATIIAGNVLSLVPIALIGMILNGFQGLLTVAVLAGLAHGIIYTAEAAYIAELYPTLARTTGLSVAYQFGNAIFAATAPSIMTVLYSGYGLYVASLYVAALCVLTVILVSIYRRR, from the coding sequence ATGCAACAACAACCTAAATTCGGGCCAGGCCTTGCGGCTGGCGCCATGGCCGGCACGCTCCTCGAGTGGTACGAAGCTTGGCTTTTCTCCGTGGGCGCTAGATATATAGGCAATGCCTTCTTCCCCTCGAAGAACCCAATAGTCTCTCTGCTCTCCACCTTCATAGTCTTCGCCATAGGGTTCGCCGCAAGGCCCTTCGGCGCGATCTTCTGGGGATGGGTCGGAGATAGGAGAGGCAGAAGCCACGTCATGCTCTGGACTCTATCGTTGGGCGGAATAGCGACAGTCTTAATAGGCTTCGTGCCCAACTATACGTCTATAGGGATAGCCGCGCCTATACTTGTGGCGATCCTTAGGATAATCCAGGGCTTCTCGTTAGGCGGCGAGTGGGGCGGCGCGGTCAACTACATCTTCGAGAACTTAAGACGCCGCAGGAGGCTCCTCCTGTCGTTGGTCCAGTCCACCGTGGCTCTAGGGTTGCTCCTAGCGGCCGCCGTGTTTTTAATATTGGAGGACGCCATGGGCGCCGCCGTGGCCTCTTGGGGCTGGAGGATCGCCTATTGGCTGGCCGCAATAGTCGTAATAGTCGGCCTGCTCTTTAGGCTTAGATTCGGAGAGACGTTGGAATACATAGAAGCCAAGCTCGCCGAGAGGAGCCCGAGAAGCCCCCTGAGCGAGGTCTTCGTGAAGTACCTCTTCGGGACTATAGTCAGTATAGTGCTGGCCGGCGCCGCAGGCGCGGTCTTCTTCTACGGCAACACCTTCGCCCCCAATCTCGCCGTCAGCCTGAAGGCCGTGACCTCACAACAGCAGTTCCTCGCCGTAATTGCCTTCGCTGTTGTGGAGTTCTTCGGAGTTCTGCTCAGCGGAGTCTTGGCGGAGTCCATAGGGCCTAGGGCCACCATAATAGCCGGCAATGTGCTTTCGCTAGTGCCGATAGCCCTCATAGGGATGATACTGAACGGGTTCCAGGGGCTTTTGACGGTAGCCGTGCTCGCCGGGCTGGCCCACGGGATTATATACACGGCGGAGGCCGCCTATATAGCCGAGCTCTACCCCACTCTGGCCCGCACCACCGGCCTCTCGGTCGCCTATCAATTCGGCAACGCCATCTTTGCAGCAACCGCGCCTTCGATAATGACCGTGCTGTACAGCGGATATGGCCTCTACGTGGCGTCCCTCTACGTCGCCGCCCTCTGCGTGTTAACTGTAATATTGGTGTCCATATACAGACGTAGATGA
- the surE gene encoding 5'/3'-nucleotidase SurE, which translates to MNILVTNDDGIYSPGLKLLYSFVKDLGEVYVVAPETPKSASGLGITLHKPLRVSKLELEGIQVYATSGTPSDTVYLAALEIVNKIDLVLSGINVGDNTSLQVILSSGTIGAAMQAALLGIPAVAFSVDANEPEELLEDPALLSAIRNIARAVVEYISREGMPGGVDVISLNFPRRFKPDVEVKLAPAAKIKFSQKIDKRVDPRGSAYYWLYGELVAAEPGTDVYIVHEEGNIALTPLSFNMNVLGPRPEADLKALGELVGLLNSSIRPARR; encoded by the coding sequence ATGAACATCCTAGTCACAAATGACGACGGGATATATTCGCCGGGCCTCAAGCTTTTGTACTCCTTCGTGAAAGATCTAGGTGAGGTCTACGTCGTGGCGCCCGAGACGCCCAAATCTGCGTCCGGCCTCGGCATCACCCTCCACAAGCCGTTAAGGGTCTCCAAATTGGAGCTGGAAGGGATACAGGTATACGCCACGTCGGGCACCCCGTCGGATACGGTATATCTAGCGGCGTTGGAGATAGTCAACAAGATAGACTTGGTGCTCTCCGGCATAAACGTCGGCGACAACACCTCGCTACAGGTCATATTGTCCTCCGGCACTATAGGAGCCGCCATGCAGGCCGCCCTACTGGGCATCCCGGCCGTCGCGTTCTCCGTCGACGCCAACGAGCCGGAGGAGCTACTCGAAGACCCCGCCTTGCTGTCGGCCATAAGGAACATCGCGAGGGCCGTCGTTGAGTACATCTCGCGGGAGGGCATGCCGGGCGGTGTCGACGTGATCAGCCTCAACTTCCCCCGTAGGTTTAAGCCCGACGTGGAGGTGAAACTGGCGCCTGCCGCCAAGATCAAATTCTCCCAGAAGATAGACAAGAGGGTAGACCCCAGGGGGTCGGCCTATTATTGGCTCTACGGCGAGCTGGTCGCGGCGGAGCCGGGCACCGACGTCTATATAGTGCATGAGGAGGGCAACATCGCACTTACCCCCCTCAGCTTCAACATGAACGTGCTGGGGCCTAGGCCCGAGGCGGACCTCAAGGCGCTGGGCGAGCTGGTGGGGCTGCTCAACAGCTCCATAAGGCCCGCGCGGAGGTAG
- a CDS encoding DUF998 domain-containing protein → MSARLYGLILAIAALQFIAAVQIAQWLYPGYNIWRNYISDLGNRALAGPLVSTIFNTSAVVLGILVLASSYGIGKITNRRTLCTALLALSGIGALGVGLFPEGSPMGLHTISALIAFLFGGLAVAFLGVYTAAPKPLRLLGVVMGVLSLVSLVAYIALGEPPIVERPVAYPILIYAAIYGIYLAVKWG, encoded by the coding sequence ATGTCGGCAAGACTTTACGGCCTGATCCTGGCCATAGCGGCTCTACAGTTCATCGCGGCCGTCCAAATAGCGCAGTGGCTCTACCCCGGCTATAACATATGGAGGAACTACATAAGCGATTTGGGCAATCGAGCCCTCGCCGGCCCCCTAGTGTCGACTATATTCAACACCTCGGCCGTTGTGTTGGGCATATTGGTCCTGGCGTCATCGTACGGCATCGGCAAGATCACAAATAGGAGGACGCTGTGCACCGCCCTACTGGCTCTTTCCGGTATAGGCGCCCTGGGGGTGGGTTTGTTCCCAGAGGGCTCGCCAATGGGCCTCCACACGATATCCGCACTCATCGCGTTCCTATTCGGCGGACTCGCCGTGGCTTTCCTTGGGGTATACACGGCCGCGCCAAAGCCCTTGAGGCTGTTGGGAGTGGTTATGGGGGTCTTGTCTCTCGTCTCGCTCGTGGCGTATATAGCATTGGGCGAGCCCCCCATAGTCGAAAGGCCTGTGGCCTATCCCATATTGATATATGCGGCTATATACGGGATATATCTAGCGGTAAAATGGGGCTAG
- a CDS encoding APC family permease: protein MGELERRATSLRGAIYNSLAGQAPAYSIAGGAAYIMQYAAAASPLAMLLTTLGVMAIVYSIFLLAKRYPHAASFYAYATNSLGSKVGFLNGVVYTLFYSATLGLGSVAIAFGYLAAQSVMALTGIAINPIYLVPIPMVLALVPAVLGIRPSIKTEVVLTSAEIAILVAFVGLSIYTNWGRLSLLPFTPQGTFAQGLLPVLAALSGGLLFSITYFMGFEVSTQIAEETSSPRRDVPVGTLLATLAMGLLYVAVTYSIVADLGYSQSAINNYVNQAQSGVNPIFGLIGSYLGPVVEALFAAAVIVSVYSCYLATLNATARMIYGMARDGLMPGAYAETNRFKAPAKALYLSTALAALTAIGAYLASYFSGYTEPISLTYNAMEYAYALDSLYYVASLVILAASAFKIAPVGGKIVAVLGAALLATTFYYSILAPIMLYLFSASIIAVLILEFTILKNKLSTIRETICRYC, encoded by the coding sequence ATGGGCGAGCTCGAAAGGAGGGCCACCAGCCTGAGGGGCGCCATATACAACTCCCTGGCGGGGCAAGCTCCGGCCTACAGCATCGCCGGCGGCGCGGCGTATATAATGCAGTATGCCGCCGCCGCGTCGCCTCTCGCCATGCTGTTAACTACGCTTGGAGTTATGGCGATAGTTTATTCTATTTTCCTCCTGGCCAAGAGGTACCCCCACGCCGCTAGTTTTTACGCCTATGCGACCAACTCCCTGGGCTCTAAGGTGGGCTTCCTCAACGGGGTGGTATATACGCTGTTCTACAGCGCCACGTTGGGTCTCGGCTCTGTGGCTATCGCCTTCGGCTACCTCGCGGCCCAGAGCGTAATGGCGCTCACGGGAATTGCCATAAATCCCATATACCTAGTGCCCATACCTATGGTACTGGCCTTAGTGCCTGCCGTATTGGGCATTAGGCCCAGCATAAAGACAGAGGTCGTGCTGACCAGCGCGGAGATAGCCATATTGGTGGCCTTCGTGGGACTTAGCATATATACCAATTGGGGGAGGCTTTCGCTTCTGCCCTTTACGCCCCAAGGGACCTTCGCGCAGGGCCTTCTGCCCGTCCTCGCGGCGCTGTCCGGCGGCCTGCTCTTCTCCATTACTTACTTCATGGGGTTCGAGGTGTCCACACAAATAGCGGAGGAGACGTCGAGCCCCCGCCGCGACGTGCCTGTAGGCACGCTCTTGGCGACGCTCGCCATGGGCCTTCTATATGTCGCCGTGACCTACTCCATAGTTGCCGATTTGGGCTACTCGCAGTCTGCCATAAACAACTACGTGAATCAAGCCCAGTCGGGCGTCAACCCCATATTCGGCCTGATCGGGAGCTACCTAGGCCCCGTCGTCGAGGCGCTCTTCGCGGCGGCGGTGATAGTGAGCGTGTATAGTTGTTACCTCGCGACGCTCAACGCCACGGCCAGGATGATCTACGGCATGGCCCGCGACGGATTAATGCCGGGGGCCTACGCCGAGACCAATAGGTTCAAGGCGCCGGCCAAGGCGCTCTATTTGAGCACGGCTCTCGCCGCGCTCACCGCCATCGGGGCCTATTTGGCCTCATATTTCAGCGGCTATACGGAGCCCATATCCCTCACATATAACGCCATGGAGTACGCCTATGCCCTAGACTCCCTATATTATGTAGCCTCCCTAGTGATTTTAGCCGCCTCGGCCTTCAAGATAGCGCCTGTAGGAGGCAAGATAGTGGCGGTGTTGGGAGCCGCGTTGCTCGCCACAACATTCTACTACTCCATCTTGGCCCCAATTATGCTCTACCTCTTCTCGGCCTCCATAATAGCCGTATTGATATTAGAATTTACTATCTTAAAGAATAAGTTGAGCACTATAAGAGAAACTATTTGTCGCTACTGTTAA
- a CDS encoding sulfite exporter TauE/SafE family protein has protein sequence MDLGLAQYILAAVSGVLVGFSLGLIGGGGSILAVPLFLYFVGLSALPNSAHLAIGTTALAVGINAYINSYMHFRRRNIAPRVGAVFAAVGLVGSLIGAYLGHITPGASLLTYFAIAMIVLGVYVAARREPARTGSAEESGRLAEAVRKCPRLTPSVLAKVGATGFVVGLLSGYFGIGGGFLIVPALMFSTGLCITRAIGTSLLSVGTFGVAAGAEYWYYGDVLPLISVLYVLGGVGGGYLGTSLAVKAPKDKLRVAYGAIIVAVGIYMLYRIAAR, from the coding sequence ATGGACTTAGGGCTGGCCCAATACATCCTCGCCGCGGTTTCTGGCGTGTTGGTGGGATTCTCCTTGGGCCTAATCGGTGGGGGAGGCTCTATCTTGGCGGTCCCCCTCTTCCTATATTTCGTGGGGCTCTCGGCGCTTCCCAACTCGGCGCATCTCGCCATAGGCACCACGGCGCTAGCCGTCGGCATAAACGCCTACATAAACTCCTATATGCACTTCAGGAGGAGGAACATCGCGCCGAGAGTCGGCGCTGTATTTGCGGCTGTGGGCCTCGTGGGGTCCCTCATTGGGGCGTACCTCGGCCACATAACTCCCGGCGCCTCCCTGCTGACCTATTTCGCCATAGCCATGATAGTATTGGGCGTATATGTGGCGGCGAGGCGGGAGCCCGCCAGGACTGGCTCCGCCGAGGAGTCGGGCAGGCTGGCCGAGGCTGTGCGTAAATGCCCCAGGCTCACGCCGTCTGTTCTGGCCAAAGTAGGCGCTACGGGCTTCGTGGTGGGCCTCCTCAGCGGCTATTTCGGCATTGGGGGCGGCTTCTTGATAGTGCCCGCCCTGATGTTCTCGACGGGCCTCTGCATAACTAGGGCCATCGGGACGAGCCTCTTGAGTGTGGGCACCTTTGGCGTGGCGGCAGGGGCCGAGTATTGGTACTACGGCGACGTGTTGCCCCTCATATCGGTGCTCTACGTGTTGGGCGGCGTGGGTGGAGGCTACTTGGGGACCAGTCTCGCGGTTAAGGCCCCGAAAGACAAGTTGAGGGTCGCCTACGGGGCCATCATAGTGGCGGTGGGCATATACATGTTGTACAGGATAGCGGCGCGTTAG
- a CDS encoding PIN domain-containing protein — MIIDTTYILPLAGVEVKRDLLKAIVEGKTDLRLGDLGVSLASVLELQAKAAKLGVPAQRVVRAIRAVFSTFDVVPFYEKEVVEIAAELSRRLDYIDAVIAATAAARGEDLVTEDSEIHKAKDLIRSYGVNVLKYADVVKPRGT; from the coding sequence GTGATTATCGACACAACGTACATACTGCCGCTGGCCGGCGTAGAGGTCAAGCGGGACCTCCTGAAGGCCATCGTGGAGGGCAAGACCGATTTGAGGCTGGGGGACCTCGGCGTCAGTTTGGCCTCCGTGTTGGAGCTACAGGCCAAGGCGGCTAAACTCGGCGTGCCCGCCCAACGGGTCGTGAGGGCGATACGCGCGGTCTTCTCGACGTTCGACGTGGTGCCCTTCTACGAGAAGGAAGTTGTGGAGATCGCCGCGGAGCTCTCCCGTAGGCTCGACTACATCGACGCCGTCATTGCGGCCACGGCCGCCGCCAGAGGCGAGGATCTAGTAACCGAGGACTCCGAGATACATAAGGCGAAAGACCTAATTAGGAGCTATGGGGTCAACGTCCTCAAATACGCCGACGTAGTAAAGCCGCGCGGGACCTAA
- a CDS encoding PaREP1 family protein: MRRIAKLPLGEIAEARLRESAVEAELAKKFLQAGLLRNAAGKAFQAWRAYLSYLSIKHHDLFRIEGYKALGGGASVPRREWILAVVPTSMLAKIAEALREKEPEVVELTALALIIYEYQYNGPDPTGMLSKIPDDQAARAHIERLVGRLEEKLTAEMGRRGS, translated from the coding sequence GTGAGGCGTATAGCGAAGTTGCCGTTGGGCGAGATCGCTGAGGCTAGGCTGAGGGAGAGCGCCGTGGAGGCAGAGCTCGCCAAGAAGTTCCTCCAAGCTGGTCTCTTGAGGAACGCCGCGGGAAAGGCCTTTCAAGCGTGGAGGGCGTACCTCTCGTATCTGTCCATAAAACACCACGACCTGTTCCGGATCGAAGGCTATAAGGCGCTGGGGGGCGGCGCGAGCGTCCCGCGTAGGGAGTGGATACTGGCCGTCGTACCCACCTCTATGTTGGCCAAAATCGCAGAGGCCCTCCGCGAAAAAGAGCCCGAAGTCGTCGAACTGACGGCGCTCGCGTTGATAATATACGAGTACCAGTACAACGGCCCCGACCCCACAGGCATGCTCAGCAAAATACCTGACGACCAAGCCGCTCGAGCCCACATCGAGCGCCTAGTGGGACGCCTTGAGGAGAAGCTGACCGCCGAGATGGGCCGCCGGGGCTCCTAA